The genomic interval CGCCGATGGAAAGACAAAGAGAAACTTAAGCCCCGAAGCGTAATGTCACTTGACATTTTTCATCTAATAGTTGTGTCATTGTGTGCGTCTTGTTGATATGCTTCCTTATTATCTCCGGCTTGATTTATTTTTACAGGTTAGAGAAAAAGATAGCTCAGACAAACACAaagatagagaaaataaaacgGGACATGCATAACAAAGAGGATACGAAAACAGTGGCGTTAGGCACATCAAAAATCAATTACCTTGACCCTAGGATCACAGTTGCGTGGTGCAAAAGACATGAGGTTCCCATTGAGAAGGTAATGTCAAGCGTTTCTGGTCCTGTGGGCATTCTTTTCCATCAATTTTGTTCATCATTTATGTTGATTGTtcagaaaatagagaagaaactTGATACAATTGTCTTCCTTTGTTATAGATTTTCAACAAGTCTCTCCTGGCAAAGTTTGCATGGGCAATGGATGTCGACCCGGACTTCAGATTCTGATACTCGGATTTAAATGATGAGCGGCGCCAACCGTCTCTGCCTTTTACCAAGAGAAGGCCCCAAAAGTAGAAAAGGAGGAGAAAGAACTTTGTTTCTTGTTCAATTATAGATATTCACATTTTTTTTCCCCTTTAATTGTTGCAGCGGAAATTTAATGCTATTGTACATCTAATCTAATGATGATGGCAGAGTTGGCCCTTCTTTTTCTTCATacttctattttttcttttctttcttttcccaAATAGAAATTGTTATCAATTGTTTATTTGGACTTTCATACTAATGATTTTGAAATAACATTGACTAACTCTTAGTaacaacaatttttttatattctaaagttttttttttatttatgttagaTAATATTAAGATTGTAAACAGGTAGCATACCAATAATAagcttaaattttttcaattaaattatttatttggattatttttacttatttatCAGTTTCGAtttatgttctttttttttcttttgcttttAACTAATATGTATGTTCGTGGTCTTGTACATGCTATTTTCActgaataaataaatgacagAAATATGTAAAATTTACGTCTGTTACATTATTTAGTGAAATGGTTTCTAAAAAAAACATTGTTCAgtgaaaaaaaaacttacattaACATAATgtgtaatagtaatagtataaatgtaCAGATATAGTATATTATATtcaattaaaagtaaaatagAAGAATGTAAACACATaatctatgacattttattatagatttttttttttttaaaaaaaaggttgCATGTATGGCAAAGGATGGGCTTAGCTGGGCTTTTGCTTCATGAGCCCTGGAAAAGAGTTAGGCCTAGCCCATTCAATCGCAAAGCAGCTTTTATAGTGGCCCTTCATAAGGAAATAAGAGTTGACTATATTAATcagttaaataattaattaaaatgggACAACTCTTTTTTTTCACTTATGATAACATTTTTGGagcaaaaaatactaaaatgggATAATAGCAAaagaggattttttttttttgagggaaAAGCAAAAGAGGAATTCTTTCTAAGAAAAAAGgaattagaagaaaataaaatagaaaatagaaaattgaaATTATAAGCAGCAAACCACGACCACCGCCATGGCTGCTGCTCAACCAAGGATGCTGTCTTCCCTTGTAGCTTCTACTCACTTTCTACATTCGCCGCCCTCTCAGCCTCTCCACCACATCTTTCGCTACAACAcaggttctctctctctctctctctctctctctctctctctctctctctctctctccccaaTCTCCATTGAATTTGATACAGTAGTACTCAGGTTCCAAGCTTTTAAAAAGCCTCAAAATCTTTAAATTTCCAAGCTTCAAGCAAAAGGGCAGTTAGTATTTAACACCAATACAACTATTTCCACTAAAATTTACTGTAATTCTTACAATATGAATTCGGGCAAAACCATATACATACATgttgagtgagtgagtgagtgagagaGACACAACTATTTAACTTTCATTTATGTAGTCTGAGTTTTTAAGTGCATGTAAGTCTTGACTGATATATTTATAATGATTGGATGGATTCTCATGTTTCAAATTGTGACAACATAGGAAGAAAACATGTGTACATGCAGCTATCAAGAACATTTTCTGGGTTGACCAATCTCTTATTTAATAGAAGGTAATCCATGCTATGCTACTATAGCTATTGAAACTTCACATAGATATTCCTTTTTAAAAAGATTGGTAGTTTGTTTATGGATTTAATTAGCAGAAATGATTTGCCCAATACAAAGCGTAAACCATTAAGGCCTGGAAAGATCTCACCTCGTAGACCTGTTCCTGATCATGTTCTAATGCCACCTTATGTGAAATCTAAGAAGCCTCCTGGCATTGCCAGTGGAGCTGAGGTTCATGATGAGGAGGGGATAGAATGCATGAGAGCTTCTGGAAGGCTTGCTGCACAGGTTCTACAATATGCTGGCACTTTGGTCAAGGTGACAaacattttttcttctttcttctgtgTCATATGTTGTAATTATGTATGATCATAGCTGTTACCATCCCattaaccattttttttaataagtgttttgtaatctaGCTCTGATTGTTGAATAATTGGTTTGTGTATGGTTGAGGATTGTAATTTGTGAGCTTGTTTACAGTAGGAAGGAGTGAAAAGTTACTCATTCCTTtccaattttagttattttGTAAATACAAACATGGATGGATAGGAAAGGGAAACATTTATTCTTTATTCTTATTCTCTTTTACAATCAATTACTGGTTTTCGTAATTGTTTAAATGCTATGTTTGGTgtgtttttatcaaaaaaaaaaaataaagaaacttttgtgtgtgtgtgtttgtcCCATATTTGCTCATGTGTGAGTAATTTGTAGTGTTTACATACATTACACTTAGTAGCTACAAAGCTTTAACCCCATGATAGGGATTTGATAATTGGATAAATAATGCTATGTTTGGTGTGAttgtctcaaaaaaaaaaaaaaaacaaaaaaagaaaagaaaaaaaagaaaaaaatgactgCTTTGTAAACATGGTCTGTGACTTTGTTGTGTAAGGATGTACTGTGTGAAAGTTTTCGTCATTGCTTGTATTGGCAGCCAGGCATAAAGACTGATGAAATTGATGAAGCTGTTCATCAAATGATTATTGATAACGGGGCTTATCCTTCACCTCTTGGATATGGTGGCTTTCCTAAGAGTGTATGCACATCAGTGAATGAATGCATTTGTCATGGAATACCAGATTCCCGTGCACTTGAGGTCCATGTTTTACTCATCACTGAACTCTATGtttctaaattaatatttttaaaagaagAATGACAATGATTTATGTTACATGAATTTGCAGGATGGTGATATAATAAATATTGATGTTACTGTCTACTTGAATGTAAGTATCTTCATCTTTTGGCATTATACTTTGATGCATCGAAATAGGCCATGCAATTCTATATTTAAGCTGACTTCCACACATCATATCGTCCTTCTTTCTGGTTCCTATGGCCATCTTGAAAGCATATTATAAAATGtttcattgaaagaaaatgtgaaAGCAATGGAAGGTCAGGGTTGATTCGTTGAAAGAAATGTACTGTGATCGGCTGTTTACTTATTTTTGTATTCATGTATCTTTCATATTTGTTATTGTTAACCTTGGGCATAATGAGTGTTCAGCAGCACTTCAAGTTTGAATTTGATTATTTGCACTCTTTCCTTTGATTGACACTTACAGGGGTATCATGGTGATACATCAGCAACTTTCTTTTGTGGTGAAGTTGAAGAGGAGGCCAGAAACTTAGTCCGGGTAGCTGtctcttcttcaatattttcaACCTTAGACTTTATACTAGCATAATATTAATCACTTTTTCTACTTGAACAGATGAATGCTCCATGATATTAAAAATCTTCAAAGTAAATAATCAACTCTAAACTTTAGGATTAAAAATAAGATGAGTATTGGACTTCGTCTTGATGAGGTTTTGATTTTAATGAATAATACCTtaattgttttgttttattttaagtttggtcGGACGAAATGTTGTAGGTAACAAAAGAATGTCTAGATAAAGCAATATCAATTTGTGCACCAGGAGTGGAATTCAAGAAAATCGGCAAAACAATACAGTAAGGCATATACTAAACACTTCTTAATTCCAGTTCACATTGTGCctttttaatgcaaaataaagTCACCATTTTGCACGTTCAGTTCTGTATTAATAGTTAATGTGCTTCTTCATTAAGTGATCATGCAGATAAATATCGCTATGGTGTTGTTCGGCAGTTTGTTGGTCATGGGGTTGGCCGCGTTTTTCATGCTGATCCAGTTGTTCTCCATTTCAGTAATAATGCTTACCATTGCCATAATTTCTTGTTCGGATAAAGTTTGTGTTTTTGCTGTAGTTTTGTTCCCCTTTTAGGTTGTTTAAATAAAACAGCAGTATCTTTTATCTTTTATAtgacaaataaataatagtcaCAAAAGATTGAATTACAGGgaatttataaacaaaattccATTTGACTGGAAAAGTTGGTAATATTTACTGCTTTAAGGAATTTTCTTCTATATTGTAAGCCTATGATACTCTTTCTATTGGCTGGTGAAATATACCTGATCCACTAAATAAGGTGAGGGAAACTCTCTCCTAACAAGCCAATTTTCTTAGGTTGAGTTAAGCCTAATAACTTTCTCAATATGATATTACTAAGGACAAGTTGTCCTTGTGCTATTCTTATATAGGTTATCATTAACAAGGTGGTCCCTCTCTTTATTTTCATGCATGTGTATAAGCTTTTTCAGTTgtctaatatatatagatatatagggATGTATTTACAATGGTGATTTCGATATTTGTCTAGAAAGGATTTGGTAGTTTgccaataattttgtgattctCTCATCTACGTTATGTATATTTGTTGGATATCACTACTTGGTTTGATGTAACACCTCTGTGTGATTACTTGTAGGGAACAATGATAAAGGGCGCATGGTGTTGAATCAAACTTTCACCATTGGTAAGAATTAAACTCTTTAACTGTCTATGGTAATTGTATGCTTTGCTCTGTTATTGTTATTCTATGCTTTCATGTAAATAACCAATACGTTCACCTTGTGGTAAAATTCTGTAGAACCGATGCTAACAATGGGTAGCGTGAACGCCGTAATGTGGGATGACGATTGGACAGTTGTAACGGAAGATGGAAGCTTGTCAGCTCAGTTTGAACACACCCTACTAATAACAGAGAATGGAGCTGAGATATTGACCCAGGCTTAGGAAAaaattgttgttgatttttctgTATTCTGGGAAATTGGTCTCCAGAGCTGATTGGATTTGTTGCCTCTAACAAAGACTTAATATTTGCAATATTGGTTGAGGTACTGTAACATTTACTAGTTTTATCATTGGTGTTAGAAACTGTATATCAATTGTATGGTGTTATAATATATAACAGAAACACTTGGTTCTTTTACAAGTGCACAAAGATCAAGTCTACCTTTTGCCACAACAAGAAGGAATGGTTTCTTGATTAGAATTTTGTCTCTGTTTTTTTCTTCTGTTTTTGGAAAATTGACTGGTTGCGGAAGAAAATCAGAGTCTAAGGTATGACGAATTTTTTCCAATAAGTAACTTTGTTTTATATCTGAAATGTATATTTAGCTATGAAGGATATTACTATTTCACAACACGAGCCAAACATACATTTAAAAGGACGAATAGCAAGGATTTAATATTTCTGATAATACATACAATCCAAATTGCATAAAGATctaagaagaaagagaagaaaacaTACTTGAAGTTCATGCCACATGGACTAGCGGATACTGTCCAAAATaagcaagacaacttgaaaattgtcaTAGTAAATGCCCTTAAAATTTGGCATGATATGAGTTTATTCCAAAAGTAGCACCAACAACACAAGACTTTTGATGATATGCTTGGGGAGAAACCTTCAGTAGCTTGTTGAGGATCTAATATGGTGAAAGTAGCATTAATGGAAAATAAGAATCTATTGGGAATTCATAACATAATAGCGTTGACGAACTCAAATCAATAACTACAAGTGATTCAACCTCTAATGACACCTCTTTCCTGCTTTGCTCATGACCCTCTACACCGATGACTATGATTTTATCTTCAAATAAATTCATCACTGAGGATGGGTGGGTATTGCTTCAGTCACAAAATCAATATCATCACTTGTCAACTAAGCATCTAATGTACCTAAATTTTCAGTTAAAACCACTTTCAAtgggtcttgctcttcaattaTAGGCCCAATCTCTTTCGTGTATTCAACTAATGGTGCTTCTACATTATTCAAACAACTCTCTTAACTTTCGTTATTTGAGTTATTGTCCTTAAAATACTCCTAATCATGTACCCTTAAATTATCACATAGAGATCTTACTATGTCTGTCAAGTGATTAATTTTTTCTGCAAGTGATAGTGTATTCTCCTCTTTCTCAAATGGTTGGGTTGGGGTGAGTTTGGGCAATAAggagggtattggtgactccaaccctaaAGTGAGGGATCCTAATGCCATTGATAATCAAAATCTGTCATGTCAttcaacaaatttattatatcaTCATTGCTTCTTATTGACAAAGACTTAAGAGTTATCCTTGCTCCATAATCTActaaaatttttgtttcatcATCCAATCCATTATAAAAGAACAGATTAAGATACCCACTTGAGAAATTGTGATAACTTCTCTCTACCAATGCATTAAATCTCCCCAAGCAGCATAGAATGGCTCATTGTATTGTTGAGAAAAACTTTGAAGCTAATGTTGATGTAGCATTTATTATGTACCTCGCAAGAAAAACTCATATAATACaaacattattaaaattaaactaatagaaaccaaattagaataacatttaattgatttaatattaactaaaaCAGTCCCTGACAACGACGCTAAAAAATTGTTATGAATTTTCTAGCACGCAAGTATACATATCATTTACAAGTAATAGACTCACAAAAGTAAGGTTGATCCCACAAGGACTGTAGTTAATTACCAAacaatttaatttctaattctatttggtgataaaaataagaaaagatgtTGAAAATctattgaaaaagaaaacaaataagtTAAAGTGCAGTTTAACAATGATTAAAACCCAAGGTGATTAATTTCAACTAAATCTACTTTACAAATGGTTTATAATAATTCAATTCCTAAATTCTAACTTTCATGTGATAGGGAATTTACTAAAGAAATTTATGTTCGGGCTAGGATATATATGTATGCAAATTTTCTACTCTCAATAAATTTAAACACATAGGAGacattaagcataaaaatctTAAATGCTACGCAAatcatataggtactctcgtcctatatcaaaatttgtgtctatttcactatagcataatcaATGCTCAATTCTCAAATTTCGTATTGATATTATAAATAGTTAATTGATGGTCAGGTAATTAAAATAGATTAAGTACGAATAAAATAGATGTACATAGAAAATTGGAGAAGAATTAAATcacattaacttaaaataaagtGTTAAACAATCTTCATTAATAACCCTAATTGAAAGTCTAACTACTCATATTCATTGTatatgaaattccgtattttaatattcccagtttgattatttaattaaatgattaattaaatgcggaataataaaactggtactgaaaacagttttctgtagttacagaatgcaactctgtaactccagagaaacccagaaaaacaaacagtgcataaaagtaaaaacacacaagatttttgtacgtggtttcaacaatcctttcagattgttactagtccacggggccacgcccagagataagattcattagatcggtatcaaaaatacaaagtaattgacttatgcataaatagactccctcttattgtatgccgcaagcttgatgtattccacctactaaccgaatcttgataaaactccaagagctcgaactcccttcgatcaccttgaagagtgcttgaatcctcccgattcaaggcttaaaggctatctcccgaaagcctatacaaccatctcccgaaggttgtgtgcttgtatcatctcgatgcaagacttcaaaagcaatctcccgaaagcttgtaaaaacccttctcccgaaggtgtgcttgtatcctcccgatgcaagacttcaaaagcaatctcccgaaagcttgtaaataccttctcccgaaggtgcactgatgttcttcttcgttgtagacttgaatacagactcaagacaatacaaacaacaaataaacagagtaagagtagaacaactcttctctacaaaacaaagacactcttttcttaagatatgaaagtgaataaaagagtttaacaaaacaaagacactctttccttaagatatgaatataattctaagtgtatgaaagagatacaaaacctagctactataagatgtatttataatgaatatacatctcatagacagcttacattcggtctgaacaagacctcaacccactagaaacttccctaaaataattcttcaatcagtccaggaatttccgtttctgtacctacagaatcgtgggcagtaactacaactttccttttatagaaaaggaaagtctagctccggttttctcttcaagaaacctgatcttagaaaatgggaaactcaacacaagatcagaataacagctggttagcaaagaatcaatgtgtaatcaaaacttaccatttttacctcaatttccataaataggaaagctagtcaactttccttccaagtttagatttacacaaatatggaaaccatatcaatatatgccagccgaaatatacattaaataataaaatatttttgtcaattaaatatgccaaaaatggaattaacagtaTATAACTGATAACAATTAATTAAGAACATAGAAAAAGAGTAGAAGAGAAGAACTCGTCGAAAAATattgataaaatttttaagAGCCACTTTCTACTTCAAATTTTTGTTCCTCTCACCGTTGCCTTGAAAAGTATCAAAAGGGTCTATTATATAGCTTTTTAATAGGGTTAAAACCCTAAAATTCATCACTTAAATCAGGCGGGCCACGACATTATTGGCCCTCCATGTTTCGACTACTGAAGGAGGTTTTCAGGCAGCAAGTTTCCTAGTGCAACAACTGATAATGttttgtaacgccccgattatTTTggcttattttacaaaaatactattttcatgcataattttaaaagataaaaaaaaataataatttaaatacaacagtaatgcaacagagaaggatccttcatttgtaaaacaagatacagtaagtaaataattttaaataatgcatttccactgtgttagatttatcaactgcttaaaataaaactaaggcaccaccggcgttctagatcgtttgtccgcccgtagccgctcacaagATACGTACTGTAACcgaccctgctcactatacatacttccctgtctaatacctgtagggggaaagtaaggggggtgagctaaaagctcagtaaggaaatgcttatcaaacaataccatataatatcacacataccattaatgtatttattaagttttagcattatcatacatgctcttttataactataaccaaataactgtacatatggaaacctttatcatacaagtctatattatttgttcacaccgtacacatagacagagatcataactccaatatcatactcataacataatcatatcaatactatagataataataacattatcacaacattggcatatcatagtcattacttacataacccgggcctagcctgaccctacaatatcctgggcctaatctgcccatataataacatgggcctatgcagccctaccattgttataggatagggtatctctatattcaacagtaacatcactgtatcatacccaccataacaatctcatacacgactcagtaaaatgtagggtagggtatctctacattcaacggccttatcccgtatcataccccaccatggtccctcactttacctgagacgttagcatacaacatataacatacaacataaaccatacaccatacaacatacaatacacaacatacagcatacaaca from Cannabis sativa cultivar Pink pepper isolate KNU-18-1 chromosome 4, ASM2916894v1, whole genome shotgun sequence carries:
- the LOC115714902 gene encoding methionine aminopeptidase 1D, chloroplastic/mitochondrial isoform X3, with amino-acid sequence MAAAQPRMLSSLVASTHFLHSPPSQPLHHIFRYNTGRKHVYMQLSRTFSGLTNLLFNRRNDLPNTKRKPLRPGKISPRRPVPDHVLMPPYVKSKKPPGIASGAEVHDEEGIECMRASGRLAAQVLQYAGTLVKPGIKTDEIDEAVHQMIIDNGAYPSPLGYGGFPKSVCTSVNECICHGIPDSRALEDGDIINIDVTVYLNGYHGDTSATFFCGEVEEEARNLVRVTKECLDKAISICAPGVEFKKIGKTIHDHADKYRYGVVRQFVGHGVGRVFHADPVVLHFRNNDKGRMVLNQTFTIEPMLTMGSVNAVMWDDDWTVVTEDGSLSAQFEHTLLITENGAEILTQA
- the LOC115714902 gene encoding methionine aminopeptidase 1D, chloroplastic/mitochondrial isoform X2 gives rise to the protein MAAAQPRMLSSLVASTHFLHSPPSQPLHHIFRYNTGRKHVYMQLSRTFSGLTNLLFNRSRNDLPNTKRKPLRPGKISPRRPVPDHVLMPPYVKSKKPPGIASGAEVHDEEGIECMRASGRLAAQVLQYAGTLVKPGIKTDEIDEAVHQMIIDNGAYPSPLGYGGFPKSVCTSVNECICHGIPDSRALEDGDIINIDVTVYLNGYHGDTSATFFCGEVEEEARNLVRVTKECLDKAISICAPGVEFKKIGKTIHDHADKYRYGVVRQFVGHGVGRVFHADPVVLHFRNNDKGRMVLNQTFTIEPMLTMGSVNAVMWDDDWTVVTEDGSLSAQFEHTLLITENGAEILTQA
- the LOC115714902 gene encoding methionine aminopeptidase 1D, chloroplastic/mitochondrial isoform X1, producing MAAAQPRMLSSLVASTHFLHSPPSQPLHHIFRYNTGRKHVYMQLSRTFSGLTNLLFNRSLFMDLISRNDLPNTKRKPLRPGKISPRRPVPDHVLMPPYVKSKKPPGIASGAEVHDEEGIECMRASGRLAAQVLQYAGTLVKPGIKTDEIDEAVHQMIIDNGAYPSPLGYGGFPKSVCTSVNECICHGIPDSRALEDGDIINIDVTVYLNGYHGDTSATFFCGEVEEEARNLVRVTKECLDKAISICAPGVEFKKIGKTIHDHADKYRYGVVRQFVGHGVGRVFHADPVVLHFRNNDKGRMVLNQTFTIEPMLTMGSVNAVMWDDDWTVVTEDGSLSAQFEHTLLITENGAEILTQA